In a genomic window of Lagopus muta isolate bLagMut1 chromosome 2, bLagMut1 primary, whole genome shotgun sequence:
- the MSH6 gene encoding DNA mismatch repair protein Msh6 isoform X2, protein MSRQSTLLRFFPKAQQPRAAATPPPAGGESRCRSSRERNGLEAAAGPAERSKENGKADGAAAKGRGVSNVYSPGDLVWAKMEGYPWWPCLIYNHPTEGTIVRGKGSSSRIHVQFFDVSPTRGWVSIKYLRPYKGSSDREVLKGGMFYSTKPEIKKAMELADDAMSKDKPKRLELAVCSEPSDAEEAEEEEMEMSGSASGDSDDSNSEEDVKGNKRVPNRGSAIKAKRRRMLDSDSDRDGSDVEFKPDVKEAASSEEASSGVDENEATDAETDAESIEESPIKVPSKRKRGNVSKPSKRSSLENEHSEAPKRAAPVSLEAKSKLTLFAAPDNFESQANACSGGTTGFAAWEHEKLEWLQEGKKKDAHRRRQNDPDYDPCTLYVPEDYLNKCTPGMRRWWQLKSQNFDAVICYKVGKFYELYHMDAVIGVNELGLVFMKGSWAHSGFPETAFGRFSAILVQKGYKVARVEQTETPEMMEARCKATAHPTRFDKVVRREICRILTKGTQTYSIIDCDPSENHNKYLLCVKEKEDSSGQRVYGVCFVDTSVGKFYVGQFSDDRHCSRFRTLVAHYTPVQVLFEKGNLTVDTQKILKGSLISCIQEGLISGSQFWSASKTLKVLLEEEYFKENQNPGNGCVLPSVIKSLTSESDSLGLTPGENSELALSALGGIVFYLKKCLIDQELLSLANFEKYVPVDANNAKTASASSFFARTDQRMVLDGVTLMNLEVLQNGTNGTTEGTLLERIDSCCTPFGKRLLKQWLCAPLCNPTSINDRLDAVEDLLAVPAKLTEISEHLKKLPDLERLLSKIHSIGSPLKSQNHPDSRAIFYEEIKYSKKKIADFLSALEGFKVMNEIVDAMEEVASDFKSQVLKQLVTRKAKHPDGRFPDLSAELTRWDTAFDHNQARKTGVITPKAGFDSDYDKALQDIKTVEEDFRAYLNEQRKLLGVKSVLYWGTGKNRYQMEIPETAISRNLPEEYELKSTRKGYKRYWTKEIEKMLAELINAEERRDAALKDCMRRLFYNFDKNSQDWQTAVQCIAVLDVLMSLANYSQDGDGPLCRPVILLPVDSAPPFLELKNARHPCITKTFFGDDFIPNDIVIGSKDEDGGSEASCVLVTGPNMGGKSTLMRQAGLLVIMAQLGCYVPAEVCRLTPIDRVFTRLGASDRIMSGESTFFVELSETSSILQHATEHSLVLVDELGRGTATFDGTAIASAVVGELAENIKCRTLFSTHYHSLVEDYSGSAAVRLGHMACMVENESEDPSQETITFLYKFIEGACPKSYGFNAARLADIPEEVIQRGHRKAREFEEKTMSLRIFRFLCRVVDGATRDVSAVGKLSAMLSHL, encoded by the exons TGTCTCCAATGTTTATTCTCCCGGGGACTTGGTCTGGGCCAAGATGGAAGGCTATCCCTGGTGGCCGTGCCTCATCTACAACCACCCCACGGAGGGAACCATCGTCAGAGGGAAAGGGAGCTCTTCTCGGATCCACGTGCAGTTCTTTGATGTCAGTCCCACGAGGGGCTGGGTCAGCATCAAGTACCTGAGGCCGTACAAAG GCTCATCAGACAGAGAGGTGCTGAAGGGAGGTATGTTTTATAGTACGAAGcctgaaattaaaaaagcaatggAGCTGGCAGATGATGCCATGAGTAAAGATAAGCCTAAGCGACttgagctggcagtgtgcagcGAACCTTCAGATGctgaggaggcagaggaggaggaaatggag ATGAGTGGAAGTGCATCAGGCGACAGTGATGACAGCAATAGTGAGGAGGATGTGAAGGGCAATAAGCGAGTACCAAACAGAGGTAGTGCCATAAAAGCCAAAAGAAGAAGAATGCTGGATTCGGACAGCGATCGTGATGGTTCTGATGTAGAGTTCAAGCCTGAtgtgaaagaagcagcaagcaGCGAGGAAGCTAGTAGTGGGGTGGATGAAAATGAAGCTACTGATGCAGAGACAGATGCAGAGAGCATTGAAGAAAGTCCTATAAAAGTCCCTTCTAAACGGAAGAGAGGAAATGTTAGCAAGCCTTCTAAAAGGAGTAGCTTAGAAAATGAACATTCTGAAGCACCCAAAAGAGCAGCACCAGTTTCGTTAGAAGCCAAATCTAAGCTGACGTTGTTTGCAGCACCTGACAATTTTGAGTCTCAGGCAAATGCCTGCAGTGGAGGCACTACTGGCTTTGCAGCATGGGAACATGAGAAGCTTgagtggctgcaggaggggaaaaagaaagatgcacaCAGGAGACGACAGAATGACCCTGACTATGACCCATGCACTTTGTACGTACCGGAGGACTACCTTAACAAATGTACGCCTGGAATGCGGAGGTGGTGGCAGCTGAAAAGTCAAAACTTCGATGCGGTGATTTGCTACAAAGTGGGAAAATTCTATGAGTTGTATCACATGGATGCAGTCATCGGTGTGAATGAGCTGGGCCTGGTATTTATGAAAGGTTCATGGGCTCATTCCGGTTTTCCAGAAACTGCATTTGGCAGGTTCTCTGCTATTCTGGTTCAGAAGGGCTACAAGGTAGCCCGTGTTGAGCAAACAGAAACTCCTGAAATGATGGAAGCGCGCTGCAAGGCAACGGCCCACCCCACCAGGTTTGACAAGGTTGTGCGGCGGGAAATCTGCAGAATCCTTACCAAGGGCACTCAGACCTACAGCATTATAGATTGCGATCCGTCGGAGAACCACAACAAATACCTTCTGTGTgttaaggaaaaagaagactCCTCTGGACAACGTGTTTATGGGGTCTGTTTTGTTGACACATCAGTTGGGAAGTTTTATGTTGGCCAGTTCTCAGATGACCGGCACTGCTCGAGGTTTAGGACTTTAGTGGCACATTACACTCCTGTGCAGGTCTTGTTTGAGAAGGGGAACCTGACTGTGGACACTCagaagatactgaaaggctCGCTCATTTCTTGCATTCAGGAGGGGCTGATCTCTGGCTCCCAGTTCTGGAGTGCGTCTAAAACACTAAAAGTTCTTCTTGAAGAAGAGTATTTCAAGGAGAATCAAAACCCTGGGAATGGGTGTGTTCTGCCCTCCGTCATCAAATCTCTGACTTCAGAGAGTGACTCGCTGGGCTTAACTCCTGGCGAGAACAGCGAGTTAGCTTTGTCAGCTCTTGGGGGAATTGTCTTCTATCTCAAAAAGTGTCTGATTGATCAGGAGCTGCTGTCGCTGGCAAACTTTGAGAAGTATGTCCCTGTGGATGCCAATAATGCAAAAACTGCAAGTGCCAGTAGTTTCTTTGCCAGAACTGACCAGCGCATGGTGCTGGATGGAGTCACTCTGATGAATCTGGAAGTCCTGCAGAATGGAACCAACGGAACCACGGAAGGTACTTTGTTGGAGAGGATTGATTCCTGTTGTACACCGTTTGGGAAGCGGCTCCTGAAGCAGTGGCTTTGTGCTCCTCTTTGTAATCCTACGTCCATTAATGATCGTTTAGATGCTGTGGAGGACCTTCTGGCGGTGCCAGCTAAACTGACTGAAATTAGTGAGCATCTGAAGAAACTTCCTGACCTTGAAAGGCTGCTCAGCAAAATTCACAGCATTGGATCGCCGCTTAAGAGTCAGAACCATCCTGACAGCAGGGCCAtcttttatgaagaaattaaatacagcaaaaaaaaaatcgcCGACTTTTTGTCTGCGCTGGAGGGGTTTAAAGTAATGAATGAAATTGTCGATGCCATGGAAGAGGTTGCCAGCGACTTCAAATCTCAAGTCCTTAAGCAGTTAGTCACCCGCAAAGCCAAACATCCGGACGGACGCTTCCCAGACTTGAGCGCAGAGCTTACAAGGTGGGATACTGCTTTCGATCATAACCAGGCTCGCAAGACAGGAGTGATTACTCCAAAGGCAGGTTTTGACTCCGATTACGATAAAGCACTACAGGATATTAAAACTGTTGAGGAAGATTTCCGTGCGTACCTCAACGAGCAACGCAAACTGCTGGGAGTCAAATCCGTGCTGTACTGGGGGACGGGCAAAAATCGGTATCAAATGGAAATCCCAGAAACCGCCATATCGCGTAATTTACCTGAAGAATACGAGCTGAAGTCAACCAGGAAGGGATACAAGCGTTACTGGACCAAGGAGATTGAGAAGATGCTGGCTGAGTTGATTAACGCTGAGGAGCGAAGAGACGCGGCTCTGAAAGACTGCATGAGGCGTTTGTTTTACAACTTTGACAAGAACAGCCAAGACTGGCAGACAGCTGTACAGTGCATCGCTGTGCTGG ATGTCTTGATGTCCCTTGCTAACTACAGTCAAGATGGTGATGGACCACTGTGCCGACCTGTAATTCTACTGCCTGTGGATAGTGCTCCTCCCTTCCTGGAACTGAAAAATGCACGCCATCCTTGCATTACAAAAACTTTCTTTGGGGACGATTTTATTCCTAATGACATCGTGATAGGCAGTAAAGATGAAGATGGTGGTAGTGAAGCTTCCTGTGTGCTAGTCACTGGCCCAAACATGGGTGGCAAATCAACACTCATGAGACAG GCTGGTCTCCTGGTTATAATGGCTCAGCTGGGATGCTACGTGCCTGCTGAGGTCTGCAGGCTCACACCCATCGACAGAGTATTTACACGGCTCGGGGCCTCCGACAGAATCATGTCAG GTGAAAGTACCTTCTTTGTTGAATTAAGCGAGACTtccagcatcctgcagcatgCAACAGAGCACTCCCTCGTTCTTGTGGACGAACTCG GCCGGGGCACAGCTACGTTTGACGGAACAGCGATAGCAAGTGCAGTTGTTGGAGAACTTGCTGAGAACATCAAGTGCCGCACGCTGTTCTCCACGCATTACCACTCCTTGGTGGAGGATTACTCGGGCAGCGCGGCCGTGCGGCTCGGACACATG GCTTGTATGGTGGAGAATGAGAGCGAAGATCCAAGCCAGGAAACAATTACATTTCTGTATAAATTCATTGAAGGAGCGTGTCCAAAAAGCTATGGCTTCAATGCAGCCAGACTTGCTGACATCCCAGAGGAAGTTATTCAGAGAGggcacagaaaagcaagagagtTTGAAGAAAAGACAATGTCACTGCGAATATTCAG GTTTCTGTGCCGGGTGGTGGATGGTGCCACACGTGATGTGAGCGCGGTAGGGAAGCTTAGCGCTATGCTCAGTCACCTCTGA
- the MSH6 gene encoding DNA mismatch repair protein Msh6 isoform X1 produces MSRQSTLLRFFPKAQQPRAAATPPPAGGESRCRSSRERNGLEAAAGPAERSKENGKADGAAAKGRGVSNVYSPGDLVWAKMEGYPWWPCLIYNHPTEGTIVRGKGSSSRIHVQFFDVSPTRGWVSIKYLRPYKGSSDREVLKGGMFYSTKPEIKKAMELADDAMSKDKPKRLELAVCSEPSDAEEAEEEEMEQMSGSASGDSDDSNSEEDVKGNKRVPNRGSAIKAKRRRMLDSDSDRDGSDVEFKPDVKEAASSEEASSGVDENEATDAETDAESIEESPIKVPSKRKRGNVSKPSKRSSLENEHSEAPKRAAPVSLEAKSKLTLFAAPDNFESQANACSGGTTGFAAWEHEKLEWLQEGKKKDAHRRRQNDPDYDPCTLYVPEDYLNKCTPGMRRWWQLKSQNFDAVICYKVGKFYELYHMDAVIGVNELGLVFMKGSWAHSGFPETAFGRFSAILVQKGYKVARVEQTETPEMMEARCKATAHPTRFDKVVRREICRILTKGTQTYSIIDCDPSENHNKYLLCVKEKEDSSGQRVYGVCFVDTSVGKFYVGQFSDDRHCSRFRTLVAHYTPVQVLFEKGNLTVDTQKILKGSLISCIQEGLISGSQFWSASKTLKVLLEEEYFKENQNPGNGCVLPSVIKSLTSESDSLGLTPGENSELALSALGGIVFYLKKCLIDQELLSLANFEKYVPVDANNAKTASASSFFARTDQRMVLDGVTLMNLEVLQNGTNGTTEGTLLERIDSCCTPFGKRLLKQWLCAPLCNPTSINDRLDAVEDLLAVPAKLTEISEHLKKLPDLERLLSKIHSIGSPLKSQNHPDSRAIFYEEIKYSKKKIADFLSALEGFKVMNEIVDAMEEVASDFKSQVLKQLVTRKAKHPDGRFPDLSAELTRWDTAFDHNQARKTGVITPKAGFDSDYDKALQDIKTVEEDFRAYLNEQRKLLGVKSVLYWGTGKNRYQMEIPETAISRNLPEEYELKSTRKGYKRYWTKEIEKMLAELINAEERRDAALKDCMRRLFYNFDKNSQDWQTAVQCIAVLDVLMSLANYSQDGDGPLCRPVILLPVDSAPPFLELKNARHPCITKTFFGDDFIPNDIVIGSKDEDGGSEASCVLVTGPNMGGKSTLMRQAGLLVIMAQLGCYVPAEVCRLTPIDRVFTRLGASDRIMSGESTFFVELSETSSILQHATEHSLVLVDELGRGTATFDGTAIASAVVGELAENIKCRTLFSTHYHSLVEDYSGSAAVRLGHMACMVENESEDPSQETITFLYKFIEGACPKSYGFNAARLADIPEEVIQRGHRKAREFEEKTMSLRIFRFLCRVVDGATRDVSAVGKLSAMLSHL; encoded by the exons TGTCTCCAATGTTTATTCTCCCGGGGACTTGGTCTGGGCCAAGATGGAAGGCTATCCCTGGTGGCCGTGCCTCATCTACAACCACCCCACGGAGGGAACCATCGTCAGAGGGAAAGGGAGCTCTTCTCGGATCCACGTGCAGTTCTTTGATGTCAGTCCCACGAGGGGCTGGGTCAGCATCAAGTACCTGAGGCCGTACAAAG GCTCATCAGACAGAGAGGTGCTGAAGGGAGGTATGTTTTATAGTACGAAGcctgaaattaaaaaagcaatggAGCTGGCAGATGATGCCATGAGTAAAGATAAGCCTAAGCGACttgagctggcagtgtgcagcGAACCTTCAGATGctgaggaggcagaggaggaggaaatggag cagATGAGTGGAAGTGCATCAGGCGACAGTGATGACAGCAATAGTGAGGAGGATGTGAAGGGCAATAAGCGAGTACCAAACAGAGGTAGTGCCATAAAAGCCAAAAGAAGAAGAATGCTGGATTCGGACAGCGATCGTGATGGTTCTGATGTAGAGTTCAAGCCTGAtgtgaaagaagcagcaagcaGCGAGGAAGCTAGTAGTGGGGTGGATGAAAATGAAGCTACTGATGCAGAGACAGATGCAGAGAGCATTGAAGAAAGTCCTATAAAAGTCCCTTCTAAACGGAAGAGAGGAAATGTTAGCAAGCCTTCTAAAAGGAGTAGCTTAGAAAATGAACATTCTGAAGCACCCAAAAGAGCAGCACCAGTTTCGTTAGAAGCCAAATCTAAGCTGACGTTGTTTGCAGCACCTGACAATTTTGAGTCTCAGGCAAATGCCTGCAGTGGAGGCACTACTGGCTTTGCAGCATGGGAACATGAGAAGCTTgagtggctgcaggaggggaaaaagaaagatgcacaCAGGAGACGACAGAATGACCCTGACTATGACCCATGCACTTTGTACGTACCGGAGGACTACCTTAACAAATGTACGCCTGGAATGCGGAGGTGGTGGCAGCTGAAAAGTCAAAACTTCGATGCGGTGATTTGCTACAAAGTGGGAAAATTCTATGAGTTGTATCACATGGATGCAGTCATCGGTGTGAATGAGCTGGGCCTGGTATTTATGAAAGGTTCATGGGCTCATTCCGGTTTTCCAGAAACTGCATTTGGCAGGTTCTCTGCTATTCTGGTTCAGAAGGGCTACAAGGTAGCCCGTGTTGAGCAAACAGAAACTCCTGAAATGATGGAAGCGCGCTGCAAGGCAACGGCCCACCCCACCAGGTTTGACAAGGTTGTGCGGCGGGAAATCTGCAGAATCCTTACCAAGGGCACTCAGACCTACAGCATTATAGATTGCGATCCGTCGGAGAACCACAACAAATACCTTCTGTGTgttaaggaaaaagaagactCCTCTGGACAACGTGTTTATGGGGTCTGTTTTGTTGACACATCAGTTGGGAAGTTTTATGTTGGCCAGTTCTCAGATGACCGGCACTGCTCGAGGTTTAGGACTTTAGTGGCACATTACACTCCTGTGCAGGTCTTGTTTGAGAAGGGGAACCTGACTGTGGACACTCagaagatactgaaaggctCGCTCATTTCTTGCATTCAGGAGGGGCTGATCTCTGGCTCCCAGTTCTGGAGTGCGTCTAAAACACTAAAAGTTCTTCTTGAAGAAGAGTATTTCAAGGAGAATCAAAACCCTGGGAATGGGTGTGTTCTGCCCTCCGTCATCAAATCTCTGACTTCAGAGAGTGACTCGCTGGGCTTAACTCCTGGCGAGAACAGCGAGTTAGCTTTGTCAGCTCTTGGGGGAATTGTCTTCTATCTCAAAAAGTGTCTGATTGATCAGGAGCTGCTGTCGCTGGCAAACTTTGAGAAGTATGTCCCTGTGGATGCCAATAATGCAAAAACTGCAAGTGCCAGTAGTTTCTTTGCCAGAACTGACCAGCGCATGGTGCTGGATGGAGTCACTCTGATGAATCTGGAAGTCCTGCAGAATGGAACCAACGGAACCACGGAAGGTACTTTGTTGGAGAGGATTGATTCCTGTTGTACACCGTTTGGGAAGCGGCTCCTGAAGCAGTGGCTTTGTGCTCCTCTTTGTAATCCTACGTCCATTAATGATCGTTTAGATGCTGTGGAGGACCTTCTGGCGGTGCCAGCTAAACTGACTGAAATTAGTGAGCATCTGAAGAAACTTCCTGACCTTGAAAGGCTGCTCAGCAAAATTCACAGCATTGGATCGCCGCTTAAGAGTCAGAACCATCCTGACAGCAGGGCCAtcttttatgaagaaattaaatacagcaaaaaaaaaatcgcCGACTTTTTGTCTGCGCTGGAGGGGTTTAAAGTAATGAATGAAATTGTCGATGCCATGGAAGAGGTTGCCAGCGACTTCAAATCTCAAGTCCTTAAGCAGTTAGTCACCCGCAAAGCCAAACATCCGGACGGACGCTTCCCAGACTTGAGCGCAGAGCTTACAAGGTGGGATACTGCTTTCGATCATAACCAGGCTCGCAAGACAGGAGTGATTACTCCAAAGGCAGGTTTTGACTCCGATTACGATAAAGCACTACAGGATATTAAAACTGTTGAGGAAGATTTCCGTGCGTACCTCAACGAGCAACGCAAACTGCTGGGAGTCAAATCCGTGCTGTACTGGGGGACGGGCAAAAATCGGTATCAAATGGAAATCCCAGAAACCGCCATATCGCGTAATTTACCTGAAGAATACGAGCTGAAGTCAACCAGGAAGGGATACAAGCGTTACTGGACCAAGGAGATTGAGAAGATGCTGGCTGAGTTGATTAACGCTGAGGAGCGAAGAGACGCGGCTCTGAAAGACTGCATGAGGCGTTTGTTTTACAACTTTGACAAGAACAGCCAAGACTGGCAGACAGCTGTACAGTGCATCGCTGTGCTGG ATGTCTTGATGTCCCTTGCTAACTACAGTCAAGATGGTGATGGACCACTGTGCCGACCTGTAATTCTACTGCCTGTGGATAGTGCTCCTCCCTTCCTGGAACTGAAAAATGCACGCCATCCTTGCATTACAAAAACTTTCTTTGGGGACGATTTTATTCCTAATGACATCGTGATAGGCAGTAAAGATGAAGATGGTGGTAGTGAAGCTTCCTGTGTGCTAGTCACTGGCCCAAACATGGGTGGCAAATCAACACTCATGAGACAG GCTGGTCTCCTGGTTATAATGGCTCAGCTGGGATGCTACGTGCCTGCTGAGGTCTGCAGGCTCACACCCATCGACAGAGTATTTACACGGCTCGGGGCCTCCGACAGAATCATGTCAG GTGAAAGTACCTTCTTTGTTGAATTAAGCGAGACTtccagcatcctgcagcatgCAACAGAGCACTCCCTCGTTCTTGTGGACGAACTCG GCCGGGGCACAGCTACGTTTGACGGAACAGCGATAGCAAGTGCAGTTGTTGGAGAACTTGCTGAGAACATCAAGTGCCGCACGCTGTTCTCCACGCATTACCACTCCTTGGTGGAGGATTACTCGGGCAGCGCGGCCGTGCGGCTCGGACACATG GCTTGTATGGTGGAGAATGAGAGCGAAGATCCAAGCCAGGAAACAATTACATTTCTGTATAAATTCATTGAAGGAGCGTGTCCAAAAAGCTATGGCTTCAATGCAGCCAGACTTGCTGACATCCCAGAGGAAGTTATTCAGAGAGggcacagaaaagcaagagagtTTGAAGAAAAGACAATGTCACTGCGAATATTCAG GTTTCTGTGCCGGGTGGTGGATGGTGCCACACGTGATGTGAGCGCGGTAGGGAAGCTTAGCGCTATGCTCAGTCACCTCTGA